A single window of Ischnura elegans chromosome 8, ioIscEleg1.1, whole genome shotgun sequence DNA harbors:
- the LOC124163217 gene encoding jerky protein homolog-like, with protein sequence MRTGRKRRLHHSTLLPKTLYSPQVKNDSQCPNDTPVYEWFRQRRSEGVPISGGIIMEKAKYFHKELQITSPCEYTTGWLQKFKQRHGIRYLKVTGEKLSADHDAAEDYVNELAKLVDEHNLSPDQIYNMDETGLFWRCLPRNTFVCRDEKTASGAKESMERVTIAACSNAAGSHKCKLMVIGKSAKPRVFKGIHQFPVIYRANKRAWITQELFKEWFHTNFVKEVRKNFKALGLPENAKILLLLDNCPAHPPAETLVEENVIVSFLPPNCTALIQPLDQGIINSLKCHYRSEVMKNIINRDTAFSYEEFKKEFTLKNAVWCIAEAWDKVTPQVLKRCWSNLLPDFQNRCEETDDIPEFDGFQGPSNDPVSHFINFVKELDADISDEDLKEWNACDNNAPVYQSLTDGEIMDAVTGSTVDEDVTDSDCSSDEEKITTSDAITYAEKLIKYLEQRPSSSNDMEVLHMHRLKNNLIQERRSRWKQVKLTDLMKNAPTTKCADVAATDTACHSTHGK encoded by the coding sequence ATGCGGACTGGTCGAAAACGTCGACTGCACCACTCCACCCTTCTCCCAAAGACATTGTATTCGCCGCAGGTCAAAAATGACTCACAATGTCCCAATGACACGCCGGTATACGAATGGTTCCGGCAGCGACGAAGTGAAGGAGTTCCAATTTCCGgaggaataataatggaaaaagctaaatatttccaCAAGGAATTACAAATCACGTCACCGTGCGAATATACGACAGGGTGGCTACAAAAATTTAAACAGCGCCATGGCATTCGATATCTGAAGGTTACCGGAGAAAAACTGTCAGCAGATCACGATGCTGCGGAAGATTACGTCAATGAGCTGGCAAAGTTGGTGGATGAACATAATCTTTCACCGGATCAGATTTACAACATGGACGAGACTGGATTGTTCTGGCGCTGTCTTCCCCGAAATACGTTCGTTTGCCGCGATGAAAAGACTGCGAGCGGAGCGAAAGAATCAATGGAAAGGGTCACCATCGCAGCCTGTTCCAATGCTGCCGGGAGCCATAAATGCAAGCTCATGGTCATCGGTAAAAGTGCAAAACCACGCGTATTTAAGGGTATACACCAGTTTCCTGTGATTTACAGAGCCAATAAGCGAGCTTGGATTACGcaagaattatttaaggaatggtTTCATACTAACTTTGTCAAAGAGGtccgaaaaaatttcaaggctcttggactgcctgaaaatgcaaaaattttattgttgttggACAACTGCCCTGCTCATCCTCCAGCAGAAACTCTCGTCGAGGAGAATGTTATAGTGTCTTTTTTGCCGCCGAACTGTACTGCTCTAATCCAGCCACTTGATCAGGGGATAATAAATAGCCTTAAGTGTCACTATCGaagtgaagttatgaaaaatatcatcaaccgTGACACTGCTTTCTCCTATGAAGAATTTAAGAAGGAATTTACCCTTAAAAATGCAGTATGGTGTATTGCCGAAGCGTGGGATAAGGTTactccccaggttttgaaaagATGTTGGAGTAATTTGCTGCCGGATTTTCAAAACCGCTGTGAGGAAACTGACGACATACCAGAATTTGATGGCTTCCAGGGTCCGTCGAATGATCccgtttctcattttataaattttgtgaaagagcTGGATGCCGACATAAGTGATGAAGATCTAAAAGAATGGAATGCCTGCGACAATAATGCCCCAGTGTACCAAAGCTTGACCGATGGAGAGATAATGGATGCAGTCACGGGTTCGACAGTTGATGAAGACGTGACCGACAGTGACTGCAGCTCTGATGAGGAGAAAATTACTACGTCGGACGCAATCACTTATGCAGAAAAACTCATAAAGTACTTGGAGCAGAGGCCCTCTTCTTCCAACGATATGGAGGTATTACACATGCATaggttgaaaaacaatttaatacaagAGAGACGCAGCCGCTGGAAACAGGTCAAACTTACCGACCTCATGAAGAACGCACCAACAACCAAGTGCGCGGATGTTGCTGCCACAGATACTGCGTGCCACTCCACCCATggcaaataa